One segment of Pontibacter akesuensis DNA contains the following:
- a CDS encoding mechanosensitive ion channel family protein produces the protein MTKSIEWLAEATGLTAGFYRQVLYSFVVVGVLWLLSRLLLYLVTKQNSDLRKQYEWRKITNYVATGLSLLLLSYIWFDGFASIATFLGLLSAGLVLALREPLLNMAGWAYLIWKRPFHVGDRIQVGEHIGDVIDIRLFQFTLNEVRGWVEADQASGRVVNIPNLKVFTEAQANYNYGFPFIWQEIPVRITFESNWQKAKSILRDIMQRHAEQLTEAARQQVKRQSQRHLIFYEDLQPRLYTKVQENGIELTMRYMSSVLRRRQSTHLIWEDVLTEFLASPDIQFAYPATRFYRGETGQEPPPAEPL, from the coding sequence ATGACGAAAAGTATAGAATGGTTAGCCGAAGCAACCGGCCTCACTGCTGGTTTTTACAGGCAGGTGTTGTATTCGTTCGTGGTAGTGGGGGTGCTGTGGCTGCTAAGCAGGCTGCTGCTGTACCTGGTCACTAAACAAAACAGCGACCTGCGGAAGCAGTACGAGTGGCGCAAAATCACGAATTATGTTGCTACCGGGCTGTCGCTGCTGTTGCTTTCCTATATTTGGTTTGATGGGTTCGCGTCTATCGCCACCTTTCTGGGCCTGCTGTCCGCCGGTTTGGTGCTGGCCCTGCGCGAGCCGCTGCTGAACATGGCCGGCTGGGCGTACCTTATCTGGAAACGGCCCTTCCACGTCGGCGACCGCATTCAGGTGGGGGAGCACATTGGCGATGTGATTGATATTCGGCTTTTTCAGTTTACTCTTAACGAGGTGCGGGGTTGGGTGGAGGCAGACCAGGCTTCCGGCCGTGTGGTGAATATCCCCAACCTGAAGGTATTTACGGAGGCACAGGCCAACTATAACTATGGCTTTCCATTTATATGGCAGGAGATACCGGTGCGCATTACGTTTGAGAGCAACTGGCAAAAGGCCAAATCCATACTTCGAGACATTATGCAGCGGCATGCCGAGCAGCTCACCGAGGCGGCCCGGCAGCAGGTAAAGCGGCAGTCGCAGCGGCACCTGATCTTTTACGAGGACCTGCAGCCCCGCCTGTACACCAAAGTACAGGAAAACGGAATTGAGCTGACGATGCGCTACATGAGCAGTGTGCTGCGCCGGCGTCAGAGTACCCACCTGATCTGGGAAGACGTGTTAACCGAGTTCCTGGCCAGCCCCGACATTCAGTTTGCCTATCCGGCCACGCGCTTTTACCGCGGCGAAACAGGGCAGGAGCCGCCACCGGCGGAGCCGCTTTAG